In Parus major isolate Abel chromosome 1, Parus_major1.1, whole genome shotgun sequence, the following proteins share a genomic window:
- the LCA5L gene encoding lebercilin-like protein isoform X2, with product MLARAFSVADPERVRGRKPSETPGAEEKKTQKKDKARKERKKCGPCLHAQGDRKGWKKCPAAKAPCLNSSFLTLQSGVVYQDRNATAQRISSARLHKIKELKNEIFDIGRKIEASSLENQALKELNRRHARAIGRYNNAESHLQGLLAGHHKETTELGKLLKMSQEAEKNTAKELKKVEAELRRTNGDLKTLVMLSEDKALAEREELSHRLSVLNKTLEAKDERIQNLEMQLKLNNSTYSRWLASESKKLLEATMITKDLLMEINIVHQKIKEKDRQLYIQNIYANRMPKALRDRSDWLPNDQSLRADRSVQVDKESFRELLLSQHQDTEKNPMQLKKEKRGDKGGEGKAREVCSDAWCRKEKEETKKVPTPETSNRTHGGGKLLMEKGNFSEFIKEMEKETEFLKQKLKSLMKSEQNPQREGAKNNQEGEAVEEVENEEKKPYEQQKKKARSEEAIPSKDFARLKKIYLSSEGVESLHQGLHTSGAKCKAGSQSQAGQSCRDTAESRGKISFGAYEPSFGQIPLARQGGRCGVEERPEEGGFWGGLFARRQPLELHQQQGEGRQVRGARQIPNSRTGFSSPH from the exons ATGCTTGCAAGAGCATTTTCAGTGGCTGACCCTGAAAGAGTCAGAGGACGCAAACCTTCAGAAACACCAGgagctgaagagaagaaaacacagaaaaaggataaggcaagaaaggaaagaaagaaatgtggaCCGTGTCTCCATGCCCAAGGTGATAGAAAAG GATGGAAGAAATGTCCGGCTGCGAAAGCCCCGTGTTTGAACTCCTCCTTTCTGACCCTGCAGAGCGGGGTGGTTTACCAGGACAGAAATGCCACAGCCCAGCGAATATCCTCAGCCAGGCTCCACAAAATCAAAGAGCTGAAGAACGAAATATTTGACATTGGAAGGAAAATCGAGGCGTCGAGCTTGGAGAACCAGGCTTTGAAAGAGCTGAACCGCCGGCACGCCAGGGCCATCGGCAGGTACAACAACGCCGAGAGCCACCTGCaagggctgctggcaggacaTCACAAGGAGACCACAGAGCTCGGCAAACTCCTCAAGATGTCCCAGGAGGCGGAGAAAAACACGGCCAAGGAGCTCAAAAAAGTTGAAGCGGAGCTGAGGAGAACTAATGGTGATCTGAAGACTTTGGTTATGCTGTCAGAAGACAAAGCTCTGGCGGAAAGGGAGGAACTCAGTCACAGGTTGTCAGTCCTTAATAAAACGTTGGAAGCAAAGGATGAGAGGATACAG AATctggaaatgcagctgaagCTGAACAACAGCACCTATAGTCGTTGGCTGGCAAGTGAGAGTAAAAAACTCCTGGAAGCTACAATGATCACAAAAGACTTGCTAATGGAAATTAACATCGTTCACCAAAAAATTAAG gAAAAGGATCGGCAGCTTTACATACAGAATATTTATGCAAATCGGATGCCAAAAGCCCTGAGGGACAGAAGTGATTGGCTTCCTAATGACCAAA GTCTGAGAGCAGACAGATCAGTACAAGTAGATAAAGAGAGTTTTAGAGAACTGCTGCTGTCTCAGCACCAGGATACAGAGAAAAATCCAATGCAGCTAAAAAAG GAGAAAAGAGGAGATAAGGGTGGGGAAGGTAAAGCAAGAGAAGTGTGCTCAGATGCCTGgtgtagaaaagaaaaagaagaaaccaagAAAGTACCAACACCAGAAACTTCTAACAGGACACATGGAG GGGGCAAACTACTGATggaaaaaggcaatttttcagaatttattaaagaaatggaaaaagagacagAGTTTCTTAAACAGAAGTTGAAAAGTCTGATGAAATCTGAACAAAATCCTCAAAGAGAAGGAGCAAAGAACAATCAAGAGGGAGAGGCAGTGGAAGAAGttgaaaatgaagagaagaaaCCGTATGAGCAGCAAAAGAAGAAAGCCAGGAGTGAAGAAGCAATTCCAAGCAAAGACTTTGCtaggctgaaaaaaatctacctCTCCTCAGAAGGTGTTGAGAGTTTGCATCAGGGGCTCCACACCTCAGGTGCCAAATGCAAAGcaggcagccagagccaggcaggccagagctgcagggacactgctgaGTCCAGGGGGAAAATCTCCTTTGGGGCTTATGAACCTTCTTTTGGGCAAATCCCCCTGGCCAGGCAGGGTGGCAGATGTGGAGTGGAAGAAAGACCTGAGGAAGGAGGTTTTTGGGGAGGGCTGTTTGCAAGGAGACAGCCCCTCGAGTtgcaccagcagcagggtgaAGGCAGGCAAGTGAGGGGTGCAAGGCAAATCCCAAACTCCAGGACAGGGTTCAGCTCTCCTCATTAA
- the LCA5L gene encoding lebercilin-like protein isoform X3, protein MLARAFSVADPERVRGRKPSETPGAEEKKTQKKDKARKERKKCGPCLHAQGDRKAGWKKCPAAKAPCLNSSFLTLQSGVVYQDRNATAQRISSARLHKIKELKNEIFDIGRKIEASSLENQALKELNRRHARAIGRYNNAESHLQGLLAGHHKETTELGKLLKMSQEAEKNTAKELKKVEAELRRTNGDLKTLVMLSEDKALAEREELSHRLSVLNKTLEAKDERIQEKDRQLYIQNIYANRMPKALRDRSDWLPNDQSLRADRSVQVDKESFRELLLSQHQDTEKNPMQLKKEKRGDKGGEGKAREVCSDAWCRKEKEETKKVPTPETSNRTHGGGKLLMEKGNFSEFIKEMEKETEFLKQKLKSLMKSEQNPQREGAKNNQEGEAVEEVENEEKKPYEQQKKKARSEEAIPSKDFARLKKIYLSSEGVESLHQGLHTSGAKCKAGSQSQAGQSCRDTAESRGKISFGAYEPSFGQIPLARQGGRCGVEERPEEGGFWGGLFARRQPLELHQQQGEGRQVRGARQIPNSRTGFSSPH, encoded by the exons ATGCTTGCAAGAGCATTTTCAGTGGCTGACCCTGAAAGAGTCAGAGGACGCAAACCTTCAGAAACACCAGgagctgaagagaagaaaacacagaaaaaggataaggcaagaaaggaaagaaagaaatgtggaCCGTGTCTCCATGCCCAAGGTGATAGAAAAG CAGGATGGAAGAAATGTCCGGCTGCGAAAGCCCCGTGTTTGAACTCCTCCTTTCTGACCCTGCAGAGCGGGGTGGTTTACCAGGACAGAAATGCCACAGCCCAGCGAATATCCTCAGCCAGGCTCCACAAAATCAAAGAGCTGAAGAACGAAATATTTGACATTGGAAGGAAAATCGAGGCGTCGAGCTTGGAGAACCAGGCTTTGAAAGAGCTGAACCGCCGGCACGCCAGGGCCATCGGCAGGTACAACAACGCCGAGAGCCACCTGCaagggctgctggcaggacaTCACAAGGAGACCACAGAGCTCGGCAAACTCCTCAAGATGTCCCAGGAGGCGGAGAAAAACACGGCCAAGGAGCTCAAAAAAGTTGAAGCGGAGCTGAGGAGAACTAATGGTGATCTGAAGACTTTGGTTATGCTGTCAGAAGACAAAGCTCTGGCGGAAAGGGAGGAACTCAGTCACAGGTTGTCAGTCCTTAATAAAACGTTGGAAGCAAAGGATGAGAGGATACAG gAAAAGGATCGGCAGCTTTACATACAGAATATTTATGCAAATCGGATGCCAAAAGCCCTGAGGGACAGAAGTGATTGGCTTCCTAATGACCAAA GTCTGAGAGCAGACAGATCAGTACAAGTAGATAAAGAGAGTTTTAGAGAACTGCTGCTGTCTCAGCACCAGGATACAGAGAAAAATCCAATGCAGCTAAAAAAG GAGAAAAGAGGAGATAAGGGTGGGGAAGGTAAAGCAAGAGAAGTGTGCTCAGATGCCTGgtgtagaaaagaaaaagaagaaaccaagAAAGTACCAACACCAGAAACTTCTAACAGGACACATGGAG GGGGCAAACTACTGATggaaaaaggcaatttttcagaatttattaaagaaatggaaaaagagacagAGTTTCTTAAACAGAAGTTGAAAAGTCTGATGAAATCTGAACAAAATCCTCAAAGAGAAGGAGCAAAGAACAATCAAGAGGGAGAGGCAGTGGAAGAAGttgaaaatgaagagaagaaaCCGTATGAGCAGCAAAAGAAGAAAGCCAGGAGTGAAGAAGCAATTCCAAGCAAAGACTTTGCtaggctgaaaaaaatctacctCTCCTCAGAAGGTGTTGAGAGTTTGCATCAGGGGCTCCACACCTCAGGTGCCAAATGCAAAGcaggcagccagagccaggcaggccagagctgcagggacactgctgaGTCCAGGGGGAAAATCTCCTTTGGGGCTTATGAACCTTCTTTTGGGCAAATCCCCCTGGCCAGGCAGGGTGGCAGATGTGGAGTGGAAGAAAGACCTGAGGAAGGAGGTTTTTGGGGAGGGCTGTTTGCAAGGAGACAGCCCCTCGAGTtgcaccagcagcagggtgaAGGCAGGCAAGTGAGGGGTGCAAGGCAAATCCCAAACTCCAGGACAGGGTTCAGCTCTCCTCATTAA
- the LCA5L gene encoding lebercilin-like protein isoform X1 produces the protein MLARAFSVADPERVRGRKPSETPGAEEKKTQKKDKARKERKKCGPCLHAQGDRKAGWKKCPAAKAPCLNSSFLTLQSGVVYQDRNATAQRISSARLHKIKELKNEIFDIGRKIEASSLENQALKELNRRHARAIGRYNNAESHLQGLLAGHHKETTELGKLLKMSQEAEKNTAKELKKVEAELRRTNGDLKTLVMLSEDKALAEREELSHRLSVLNKTLEAKDERIQNLEMQLKLNNSTYSRWLASESKKLLEATMITKDLLMEINIVHQKIKEKDRQLYIQNIYANRMPKALRDRSDWLPNDQSLRADRSVQVDKESFRELLLSQHQDTEKNPMQLKKEKRGDKGGEGKAREVCSDAWCRKEKEETKKVPTPETSNRTHGGGKLLMEKGNFSEFIKEMEKETEFLKQKLKSLMKSEQNPQREGAKNNQEGEAVEEVENEEKKPYEQQKKKARSEEAIPSKDFARLKKIYLSSEGVESLHQGLHTSGAKCKAGSQSQAGQSCRDTAESRGKISFGAYEPSFGQIPLARQGGRCGVEERPEEGGFWGGLFARRQPLELHQQQGEGRQVRGARQIPNSRTGFSSPH, from the exons ATGCTTGCAAGAGCATTTTCAGTGGCTGACCCTGAAAGAGTCAGAGGACGCAAACCTTCAGAAACACCAGgagctgaagagaagaaaacacagaaaaaggataaggcaagaaaggaaagaaagaaatgtggaCCGTGTCTCCATGCCCAAGGTGATAGAAAAG CAGGATGGAAGAAATGTCCGGCTGCGAAAGCCCCGTGTTTGAACTCCTCCTTTCTGACCCTGCAGAGCGGGGTGGTTTACCAGGACAGAAATGCCACAGCCCAGCGAATATCCTCAGCCAGGCTCCACAAAATCAAAGAGCTGAAGAACGAAATATTTGACATTGGAAGGAAAATCGAGGCGTCGAGCTTGGAGAACCAGGCTTTGAAAGAGCTGAACCGCCGGCACGCCAGGGCCATCGGCAGGTACAACAACGCCGAGAGCCACCTGCaagggctgctggcaggacaTCACAAGGAGACCACAGAGCTCGGCAAACTCCTCAAGATGTCCCAGGAGGCGGAGAAAAACACGGCCAAGGAGCTCAAAAAAGTTGAAGCGGAGCTGAGGAGAACTAATGGTGATCTGAAGACTTTGGTTATGCTGTCAGAAGACAAAGCTCTGGCGGAAAGGGAGGAACTCAGTCACAGGTTGTCAGTCCTTAATAAAACGTTGGAAGCAAAGGATGAGAGGATACAG AATctggaaatgcagctgaagCTGAACAACAGCACCTATAGTCGTTGGCTGGCAAGTGAGAGTAAAAAACTCCTGGAAGCTACAATGATCACAAAAGACTTGCTAATGGAAATTAACATCGTTCACCAAAAAATTAAG gAAAAGGATCGGCAGCTTTACATACAGAATATTTATGCAAATCGGATGCCAAAAGCCCTGAGGGACAGAAGTGATTGGCTTCCTAATGACCAAA GTCTGAGAGCAGACAGATCAGTACAAGTAGATAAAGAGAGTTTTAGAGAACTGCTGCTGTCTCAGCACCAGGATACAGAGAAAAATCCAATGCAGCTAAAAAAG GAGAAAAGAGGAGATAAGGGTGGGGAAGGTAAAGCAAGAGAAGTGTGCTCAGATGCCTGgtgtagaaaagaaaaagaagaaaccaagAAAGTACCAACACCAGAAACTTCTAACAGGACACATGGAG GGGGCAAACTACTGATggaaaaaggcaatttttcagaatttattaaagaaatggaaaaagagacagAGTTTCTTAAACAGAAGTTGAAAAGTCTGATGAAATCTGAACAAAATCCTCAAAGAGAAGGAGCAAAGAACAATCAAGAGGGAGAGGCAGTGGAAGAAGttgaaaatgaagagaagaaaCCGTATGAGCAGCAAAAGAAGAAAGCCAGGAGTGAAGAAGCAATTCCAAGCAAAGACTTTGCtaggctgaaaaaaatctacctCTCCTCAGAAGGTGTTGAGAGTTTGCATCAGGGGCTCCACACCTCAGGTGCCAAATGCAAAGcaggcagccagagccaggcaggccagagctgcagggacactgctgaGTCCAGGGGGAAAATCTCCTTTGGGGCTTATGAACCTTCTTTTGGGCAAATCCCCCTGGCCAGGCAGGGTGGCAGATGTGGAGTGGAAGAAAGACCTGAGGAAGGAGGTTTTTGGGGAGGGCTGTTTGCAAGGAGACAGCCCCTCGAGTtgcaccagcagcagggtgaAGGCAGGCAAGTGAGGGGTGCAAGGCAAATCCCAAACTCCAGGACAGGGTTCAGCTCTCCTCATTAA